A single genomic interval of Scyliorhinus canicula chromosome 15, sScyCan1.1, whole genome shotgun sequence harbors:
- the igfals gene encoding insulin-like growth factor-binding protein complex acid labile subunit, whose amino-acid sequence MHKSVEFLLVSFILCLWFIPLRTDSQLPSEEESDDENFHCPRVCTCIFDDYSEELNVYCSSRYLTSIPNDLPVNTKAVWFDSNNFTVLQSRAFRNMSNLDFLNLENSHIVSVERHALYGLNLLVHLHLERNKLKYLVPNTFLHTPSLGSLSLNNNNFGKVEDELFSGLSHLWYLNLGWNNLAVLPAMGFHGLPNLKELILAGNRLTYLQPQLFISLAELKELDLSGNLLRIIKGNIFVKLQKLQKLYMSCNQISTIMPRAFMGMKSLRWLDLSHNRIVVLHEETFSGLLNLHVLRLVNNSITGLRYRTFRELQFLEELQFGYNKIKSLSENIFGGLVQLEVLTLNNNQIQEVKQGAFVGLREVAVLNLSSNSLKNLPDGTFKGLLKLHSLHLENNAVTRIQPNTFSGLFCLRRLFLQNNYISVIDNQSLSDLKELSELDFRYNKLTHLSSHAFAGVPNLEYLLLKCNELQYISDATFQPLQHLSWLDLSENFIEFLNNYTLKPLTKLKYLNVKGNSLRHFPQQFLQQSSQLEQLLLEGNNWHCDCSLKSLRVYCLKNPHVVPRYFESAMGGDETHTIIYTYNNITCASPQAIANTDLRDISEDYFRHC is encoded by the exons ATGCACAAGTCAGTGG aattccTCCTTGTATCGTTTATTCTTTGCTTATGGTTCATCCCACTGAGAACAGACTCACAGCTACCATCAGAGGAAGAGTCAGACGATGAGAATTTCCATTGTCCCCGTGTGTGCACCTGCATTTTTGATGATTACAGTGAAGAACTAAATGTCTACTGCAGCTCTCGTTACCTTACCAGCATTCCAAACGATCTCCCCGTCAATACGAAAGCTGTTTGGTTTGACTCTAATAACTTTACAGTTCTTCAATCCCGTGCTTTCAGGAACATGTCTAACTTGGACTTCTTGAACCTGGAGAATAGCCACATAGTTAGTGTTGAGCGACATGCCTTATATGGTTTGAACCTGCTAGTCCACTTGCATTTGGAAAGAAACAAATTGAAATATCTTGTACCAAACACATTCCTCCACACTCCCTCTCTTGGCTCACTTAGTCTCAACAATAACAACTTTGGTAAAGTTGAAGATGAGTTATTTTCTGGCCTCTCCCACCTCTGGTACCTGAATCTGGGATGGAACAATCTGgcggttttgcccgcaatgggcTTTCATGGCTTACCAAACTTAAAAGAGCTTATTTTGGCGGGAAATAGGTTAACTTACCTGCAGCCCCAACTGTTTATAAGTTTGGCAGAGCTGAAGGAACTTGATTTGTCAGGAAATCTGTTGAGAATCATTAAGGGGAACATCTTTGTGAAGCTGCAAAAGCTTCAGAAGCTGTATATGAGCTGCAACCAGATCAGCACCATTATGCCACGGGCCTTTATGGGAATGAAGTCTCTCAGGTGGCTAGACTTGTCCCACAATCGCATTGTTGTATTACACGAAGAAACATTCTCTGGACTTCTAAACCTCCACGTGCTTAGGTTGGTCaacaactccatcacgggactaAGGTACAGGACATTCAGAGAACTTCAGTTTCTTGAGGAACTCCAATTTGGGTACAACAAGATCAAAAGCCTTTCAGAAAACATATTTGGTGGTCTGGTACAATTGGAAGTCCTGACTCTCAACAACAATCAGATTCAGGAGGTCAAACAGGGAGCATTCGTTGGCCTTCGTGAAGTGGCTGTACTCAATCTATCCAGTAACTCTTTGAAGAATTTGCCAGACGGCACATTTAAAGGTCTTCTTAAACTTCATAGCCTCCATTTAGAGAACAACGCAGTCACCAGAATTCAACCCAACACATTTTCTGGATTGTTCTGCCTTCGAAGACTCTTCCTGCAAAACAATTACATTTCGGTAATTGACAATCAGAGCCTCAGTGACTTGAAAGAGCTTTCGGAACTGGATTTCAGATACAACAAACTGACACATCTATCTTCACATGCTTTCGCAGGTGTACCAAATCTGGAGTATCTTCTTCTAAAGTGCAATGAACTTCAATACATTTCTGATGCCACCTTCCAACCTCTTCAACACCTCTCTTGGCTTGATTTATCAGAGAACTTTATTGAGTTTCTCAACAATTATACTCTCAAACCATTGACCAAGTTAAAGTATCTGAACGTTAAGGGCAACTCTTTAAGGCATTTCCCACAGCAGTTTTTGCAACAGTCATCACAATTGGAGCAACTGTTGTTGGAGGGCAACAACTGGCACTGTGACTGCTCACTCAAGTCACTCAGGGTTTACTGTCTGAAGAATCCCCATGTAGTTCCTCGTTATTTTGAATCTGCAATGGGAGGAGATGAAACTCATACAATCATTTACACATACAACAACATCACATGTGCAAGCCCACAAGCCATTGCTAATACAGATCTGAGAGACATCAGCGAAGACTATTTTcgtcattgctaa
- the nubp2 gene encoding cytosolic Fe-S cluster assembly factor nubp2 isoform X1, which produces MAAAEDNLAAVDHILLVLSGKGGVGKSTITTELALALRNAGKRVGILDIDLCGPSIPRMLNVLNSAVHQCDAGWVPVYVDKDKTMCLMSIGFLLETPDDAVIWRGPKKTALIKQFISDVAWGELDYLIIDTPPGTSDEHISVVECLRQYKPDGALLVTTPQAVSIGDVRRELTFCKKTGLPVVGIIENMSGFVCPNCSECTNVFSSGGGEALAEQSQVPFLGRVPLDPQLSHSLEEGQNFIQAFPKSATFDAINNIVQKILSNDSESSALHT; this is translated from the exons atggcggccgcggaag ATAATCTAGCTGCTGTTGACCACATCCTGCTGGTTCTCTCTGGCAAAGGCGGAGTCGGGAAAAGTACTATAACAACAGAGTTAGCACTGGCACTGAGAAACGCTGGGAAAAGG GTTGGAATTCTGGACATTGATCTGTGCGGCCCCAGCATCCCTCGGATGCTGAATGTTCTGAACAGCGCTGTACATCAATGTGATGCTGGCTGGGTACCAGTATATGTAGACAAAGATAAAACAATGTGCCTGATGTCAATAGGCTTCCTCTTGGAGACTCCAGATGATGCTGTGATATGGAGAGGACCTAAGAAAACTG CTCTTATCAAACAGTTCATTTCCGATGTGGCCTGGGGAGAGCTGGACTACCTCATTATAGACACGCCGCCCGGGACCTCTGATGAACACATCTCGGTGGTGGAGTGCCTTCGTCAGTATAAACCTGATGGAGCTCTGTTGGTTACAACACCTCAG GCAGTGTCTATAGGAGACGTAAGAAGAGAATTGACGTTCTGCAAGAAAACTGGGCTACCAGTGGTGGGAATAATTGAAAACATGAGTGGCTTTGTTTGTCCCAACTGTTCA GAATGCACTAATGTGTTTTCCAGTGGAGGGGGAGAAGCACTTGCAGAGCAATCTCAAGTTCCATTTTTAG GGCGTGTCCCTCTCGATCCTCAGCTGTCGCATAGTCTGGAAGAAGGTCAAAATTTCATCCAAGCCTTTCCAAAGAGTGCAACCTTTGATGCCattaataatatagtgcagaagattttaagtAATGACagtgaatcctctgcacttcatACATGA
- the nubp2 gene encoding cytosolic Fe-S cluster assembly factor nubp2 isoform X2 yields MAAAEDNLAAVDHILLVLSGKGGVGKSTITTELALALRNAGKRVGILDIDLCGPSIPRMLNVLNSAVHQCDAGWVPVYVDKDKTMCLMSIGFLLETPDDAVIWRGPKKTALIKQFISDVAWGELDYLIIDTPPGTSDEHISVVECLRQYKPDGALLVTTPQAVSIGDVRRELTFCKKTGLPVVGIIENMSGFVCPNCSECTNVFSSGGGEALAEQSQVPF; encoded by the exons atggcggccgcggaag ATAATCTAGCTGCTGTTGACCACATCCTGCTGGTTCTCTCTGGCAAAGGCGGAGTCGGGAAAAGTACTATAACAACAGAGTTAGCACTGGCACTGAGAAACGCTGGGAAAAGG GTTGGAATTCTGGACATTGATCTGTGCGGCCCCAGCATCCCTCGGATGCTGAATGTTCTGAACAGCGCTGTACATCAATGTGATGCTGGCTGGGTACCAGTATATGTAGACAAAGATAAAACAATGTGCCTGATGTCAATAGGCTTCCTCTTGGAGACTCCAGATGATGCTGTGATATGGAGAGGACCTAAGAAAACTG CTCTTATCAAACAGTTCATTTCCGATGTGGCCTGGGGAGAGCTGGACTACCTCATTATAGACACGCCGCCCGGGACCTCTGATGAACACATCTCGGTGGTGGAGTGCCTTCGTCAGTATAAACCTGATGGAGCTCTGTTGGTTACAACACCTCAG GCAGTGTCTATAGGAGACGTAAGAAGAGAATTGACGTTCTGCAAGAAAACTGGGCTACCAGTGGTGGGAATAATTGAAAACATGAGTGGCTTTGTTTGTCCCAACTGTTCA GAATGCACTAATGTGTTTTCCAGTGGAGGGGGAGAAGCACTTGCAGAGCAATCTCAAGTTCCATTTT AG